A stretch of Camelina sativa cultivar DH55 chromosome 18, Cs, whole genome shotgun sequence DNA encodes these proteins:
- the LOC104762391 gene encoding U-box domain-containing protein 41, with product MGGNKQRWFSFHQRSSSATATTLPQHKHDETPPEFLCPITGFLMSDPVVVSSGQTFERLSVQVCRNLGYIPDLLDGTRPDFSTVIPNLAMKSTIFSWCDRKKIDHPRPPDSAYVEGVVRARIDKDPNPSPSPKASEPETLPPVEENSPSDSDYDAVMEAIRARSKSSMSPTTSLESVTIGQSPYHPVRAVSMYSFSSTTSSSSGVFAGADSPFRNAISFSSSDHSSSPMSPEEEEIFNKLRGVDIFDHEQGLILLRKMTRSSEDLRVSLCTDRILSFLRSLLVSRYNLVQTNAAASLVNLSLEKQNKVKIVRSGFVPLLIDVLKSGTTEAQEHVAGALFSLALEDENKMVIGVLGAVEPLLHALRSSESERTRQDAALALYHLSLIPSNRTRLVRAGAVPTLLSMVRSGDSTSRILLVLCNLAACPDGKGAMLDGNAVAILVGRLREVGGGDSEAARENCVAVLLTLCQGNLRFRGLASEAGAEEVLMEVEENGNGRVKEKAAKILQAMRGGGDGRESEFGENAEAREWNRMLEATALSRNQFQGGQSGGFACSSQF from the coding sequence ATGGGTGGAAACAAGCAGAGATGGTTCTCTTTCCACCAAAGATCCTCTTCAGCCACAGCTACAACTTTACCACAACACAAACACGACGAGACTCCACCGGAGTTTCTTTGTCCCATCACCGGGTTCCTCATGTCTGACCCCGTCGTCGTCTCCTCAGGTCAAACCTTCGAGCGTCTCTCCGTTCAAGTCTGTCGTAACTTAGGATACATACCGGATCTTTTAGACGGTACCCGACCCGATTTCTCCACCGTCATCCCCAATCTCGCCATGAAATCCACCATTTTCAGCTGGTGTGACCGGAAAAAAATCGACCACCCTCGTCCTCCTGATTCCGCTTACGTCGAAGGCGTGGTTCGTGCCCGAATCGATAAAGATCCGAACCCGAGTCCGAGTCCGAAAGCGTCGGAGCCTGAGACTCTCCCTCCTGTTGAAGAGAATTCACCATCGGATTCGGATTACGACGCTGTGATGGAAGCGATTAGAGCTCGATCCAAGAGCTCAATGTCACCGACGACGTCTCTCGAGTCGGTTACGATTGGTCAGAGTCCGTACCACCCGGTTCGTGCCGTCAGTATGTACTCCTTTTCTTcaactacttcttcttcctctggtgTCTTCGCTGGAGCTGACAGTCCATTTCGTAAcgctatctctttctcttcctccgaTCACTCTTCCTCTCCGATGTCGCCGGAAGAGGAAGAGATCTTCAACAAATTGAGAGGTGTCGACATTTTCGACCACGAGCAAGGTTTGATTCTTCTTAGGAAGATGACGAGATCTAGCGAGGATCTTAGGGTTTCGCTTTGTACAGATCGGATTCTCTCGTTTCTCCGGTCACTGCTTGTTTCGCGGTACAATCTCGTACAGACTAACGCCGCAGCGTCTTTGGTTAATCTCTCGCTtgagaaacagaacaaagtgAAGATCGTACGGTCAGGATTTGTTCCTTTGTTGATCGATGTTTTGAAATCGGGAACGACGGAGGCGCAGGAACATGTTGCCGGAGCTTTGTTTAGTTTGGCGCTTGAAGATGAGAATAAGATGGTGATCGGAGTTCTCGGTGCGGTTGAGCCGCTTCTTCACGCGCTTCGTTCTTCTGAGAGCGAGAGAACTCGTCAAGATGCAGCGCTTGCGCTTTATCATTTGTCGTTGATTCCGAGCAATAGAACCAGGCTGGTTAGAGCTGGTGCGGTGCCGACTCTGCTTTCGATGGTTAGATCCGGCGATTCGACTAGCCGGATTTTGTTAGTTCTGTGTAACCTTGCTGCTTGTCCAGACGGAAAAGGCGCGATGTTGGATGGTAACGCGGTGGCTATTTTGGTAGGGAGGCTCAGAGAAGTCGGAGGTGGTGATTCCGAGGCGGCGCGTGAGAATTGTGTGGCGGTTCTGTTGACGTTGTGTCAAGGGAATTTGAGGTTTAGGGGATTGGCGAGCGAGGCGGGAGCAGAGGAAGTGTTGATGGAAGTGGAAGAGAACGGGAACGGACGTGTGAAGGAGAAGGCGGCGAAGATTTTGCAGGCGATGAGAGGAGGAGGTGACGGGAGAGAGAGTGAGTTTGGGGAAAATGCGGAGGCGCGTGAGTGGAACCGTATGCTTGAAGCGACTGCGTTAAGTCGGAATCAGTTTCAAGGAGGGCAAAGTGGGGGTTTTGCTTGCTCCTCCCAGttctag
- the LOC104762390 gene encoding uncharacterized protein LOC104762390, whose protein sequence is MEKSMEKSMSSAASGNSINSKLLRYPLRSALRSKEGKPPVPDFSASSVPRRGRVASAVSQSTTVLDLSGKKSVVDRTKLPPRRLSIPNKSTSNSSVRSVSSSVTSLSETKPKRSGIVSRIFNETTPVSSNLRSSVTRRKPEDLSSSTYWLTHIKLAESVAKHSISLGFFKLALHAGCEPLDKMKEELKSYARRNNMDGLADAMKELSELYNISEESKQIQVSEASSVVAEETAVSLNNDNDVRNSLSTPGNSNITSEVTKDDALKDSAVTETSKDEEASETIPQESIRSSLDEINVNQEVVQGLEEGSRSSQDGVPVVTVVQPVDKKRARKESVPKNNEPARTKKSLATNSANSRISKDDKSQKKSEKVTKPRTKKVQEEIKKSTKKSTAKQGGEVTSLKQKKKMEDKENTVNVGAGEEIQV, encoded by the exons ATGGAGAAATCAATGGAGAAAAGCATGAGCTCTGCTGCTTCTG GTAACTCAATCAACTCGAAGCTCCTAAGGTATCCTCTCAGATCGGCTCTTAGATCCAAGGAAGGGAAGCCTCCTGTTCCTGATTTCTCTGCTTCTTCAGTCCCCAGAAG GGGACGAGTTGCTTCTGCTGTTAGTCAGAGTACTACAGTTCTTGATTTGTCTGGGAAGAAGAGTGTTGTTGATCGCACCAAGCTACCACCAAGAAGACTTTCGATTCCTAACAAGTCCACCAGCAATTCTTCTGTTAGATCAGTGAGCAGCAGCGTCACTTCTCTTTCGGAAACCAAGCCAAAAAGATCAGGCATTGTTTCCAGGATCTTCAATGAGACAACACCTGTCTCTAGTAATCTGAGATCGTCAGTGACTCGGAGGAAACCTGAAGATCTGTCTTCCTCTACTTATTGGCTGACTCATATCAAGCTAGCTGAATCAGTGGCCAAACATTCAATCTCTCTTGGTTTCTTTAAACTTGCTCTTCATGCTGGGTGTGAG CCACTTGACAAGATGAAAGAAGAGCTGAAATCGTACGCTCGTCGCAATAACATGGATGGGCTTGCTGATGCTATGAAGGAACTATCTGAACTGTATAATATCTCAGAAGAATCCAAGCAGATACAGGTCTCTGAGGCCAGTTCTGTTGTAGCTGAAGAAACAGCTGTGTCTCTGAACAATGATAATGATGTCCGGAATTCCCTCTCCACTCCTGGTAATTCAAACATCACATCAGAGGTCACGAAGGATGATGCTTTGAAGGATTCAGCTGTTACAGAAACATCCAAGGATGAAGAGGCCTCGGAAACTATCCCACAAGAGAGCATTAGAAGTTCTTTGGACGAAATCAATGTGAATCAAGAGGTTGTTCAGGGATTGGAAGAAGGGTCTCGTTCATCACAAGATGGTGTTCCAGTCGTGACTGTTGTTCAACCTGTAGACAAGAAACGTGCAAGAAAGGAGTCTGTTCCGAAGAACAACGAGCCCGCGAGGACAAAGAAATCACTAGCAACCAACTCTGCTAATTCAAGAATCAGCAAGGATGATAAATCTCAGAAGAAGTCTGAAAAGGTCACTAAACCCAGGACTAAGAAAGTTCAAGAAGAGATAAAGAAGTCAACTAAGAAATCTACAGCTAAAcaag GTGGTGAAGTTACATCtctgaagcaaaagaagaaaatggaggaCAAGGAAAACACT GTTAATGTTGGTGCAGGAGAAGAAATCCAGGTTtaa
- the LOC104762388 gene encoding ubiquitin-conjugating enzyme E2 3, with the protein MTSPARKRLLWDFKRLQKDPPVGISGAPLDNNIMHWNAVIFGPDDTPWDGGTFKMTLQFTEDYPNKPPVVRFVSRMFHPNIYADGSICLDILQNQWSPIYDVAAVLTSIQSLLCDPNPDSPANAEAARLFSDNVREYNRKVREIVELSYV; encoded by the exons ATGACAAGTCCAGCGAGAAAGAGACTACTGTGGGATTTCAAGAGACTGCAGAAAGATCCTCCTGTGGGAATAAGTGGAGCTCCTCTGGATAACAATATCATGCATTGGAATGCTGTCATCTTTGG GCCTGATGACACTCCATGGGATGGAG GTACTTTCAAGATGACCCTTCAGTTCACCGAGGATTACCCGAACAAACCCCCAGTTGTTCGGTTTGTTTCACGGATGTTTCACCCGAACA TTTATGCAGATGGAAGCATTTGCTTGGATATCTTACAAAACCAATGGAGCCCCATCTACGACGTTGCTGCTGTACTCACATCAATTCAG TCTTTGCTTTGTGACCCGAACCCTGATTCACCAGCGAACGCAGAGGCTGCAAGGTTGTTCAGTGATAATGTACGAGAATATAACAGGAAAGTAAGAGAGATCGTGGAGTTGAGCTATGTGTAA
- the LOC104763634 gene encoding delta-1-pyrroline-5-carboxylate dehydrogenase 12A1, mitochondrial-like, translated as MLALPKVADFFARLIQRVAPKSYQQAAGEVFVTRKFLENFCGDQVRFLARSFAIPGNHLGQQSHGYRWPYGPVTIVTPFNFPLEIPLLQLMGALYMGNKPLLKVDSKVSIVMEQMMRLLHYCGLPAEDVDFINSDGKTMNKILLEANPRMTLFTGSSRVAEKLALDLKGRIRLEDAGFDWKVLGPDVQEITK; from the exons ATGCTCGCCTTACCAAAG GTAGCTGATTTCTTCGCGAGGTTAATTCAAAGGGTTGCTCCAAAGAGTTACCAACAAGCTGCTGGAGAAGTCTTTGTCACACGGAAATTTTTGGAGAACTTTTGCGGTGATCAG GTGCGGTTCCTGGCACGGTCTTTTGCAATCCCTGGAAATCATCTTGGGCAGCAAAGTCATGGTTACCGATGGCCTTATGGTCCT gtaacgATTGTTACACCATTTAATTTTCCGCTTGAGATTCCACTACTTCAGTTGATGGGGGCATTATACATGGGTAACAAACCTCTCCTCAAAGTGGACAGCAAG GTGAGCATTGTGATGGAGCAAATGATGCGTTTGCTCCATTATTGTGGTTTGCCTGCAGAAGATGTGGACTTTATAAATTCTGATGGGAAGACAATGAACAAGATATTGTTAGAG GCGAATCCACGGATGACCCTCTTCACTGGTAGTTCTAGAGTAGCCGAAAAGTTGGCACTTGACCTTAAGGGTCGGATCAGATTGGAAGATGCTGGATTTGACTGGAAAGTATTAGGACCAGATGTTCAGGAG ATCACTAAATAA
- the LOC109124815 gene encoding delta-1-pyrroline-5-carboxylate dehydrogenase 12A1, mitochondrial-like (The sequence of the model RefSeq protein was modified relative to this genomic sequence to represent the inferred CDS: added 27 bases not found in genome assembly), whose amino-acid sequence MYRVLASRALRASSLSHKSSTSLASLTLSRLNHSIPFATVDAEELSGAHPAQVQSFVQGTWIGSYNHNTLLDPLNGEPFIKVAEVDESDTKLFVDSLSQCPKHGLHNPFKSPERYLLYGDISTKTRSYARLT is encoded by the exons ATGTATAGAGTTTTGGCGAGCCGAGCACTCAGAgcttcgtctctctctcacAAATCTTCCACCTCCCTTGCTTCTTTGACTCTCTCCAG ATTGAATCATTCGATACCTTTTGCTACCGTTGACGCCGAGGAGCTATCTGGTGCTCATCCTGCTCAAGTACagagctttg TGCAGGGAACGTGGATTGGATCTTATAATCACAACACGCTTTTAGATCCTCTAAATGGAGAACCTTTCATTAAAGTTGCTGAAGTGGATGAATCAGACACTAAG CTATTTGTGGACAGCTTATCCCAGTGCCCCAAGCATGGTCTCCATAACCCTTTCAAATCTCCGGAGAG ATACCTTTTGTATGGAGATATCTCGACAAAG
- the LOC104762392 gene encoding calmodulin-binding protein 60 A isoform X1: MSQKREFEDGKPRVEGGSSDDKRRRFKSVVQEVMRLQTVKHFLEPVLEPLIRKVVKEEVELALGKHLAGFKWICEQEIHPLESRNLQLKFLNNLSLPVFTSARVEGDEGQAIRVGLIDPSTGEIVSSGPASSAKLEFFVVEGYFDKDSDWTAEDIRNNIVRERAGKKPLLSGNVFALLNDGIGVMDEMSFTDNSSWTRSRKFRLGVRMVDQFDFVKIREAVTESFVVRDHRGELYRKHHPPSLFDEVWRLEKIGKDGAFHKRLHWSDINTVKDFLTHFHLNSSKLRQILGTGMSSKMWEITLEHARSCVLDSSVHVYQAPGFQKKTAVVFNVVAQVLGLLVDFQYIPAEKLSEIEKAQAEEMVTVALSHLHEVRSYDDEISMMRNFLNVPASQTGVGIDYSGLSLTSLDGYGLVSSLRNTAECSGQYSDDADMEVIPQGLYEDDDNLWSCSQILGLEEPQSDLQSAVDEFISQNNAASVGKAHSRRWTKLFSVTKWLSVFKNVTVRKNLK; this comes from the exons ATGTCGCAGAAGAGAGAGTTTGAAGACGGGAAACCTCGAGTCGAAGGCGGCTCATCAGATGATAAGCGTCGAAGATTCAAAAG TGTGGTTCAGGAGGTTATGAGGTTGCAAACTGTCAAACATTTTCTCGAACCTGTTCTCGAGCCTTTGATTCGTAAAGTG GTCAAAGAAGAAGTTGAACTTGCTCTTGGAAAGCACCTAGCAGGCTTCAAGTG GATTTGTGAGCAAGAGATTCATCCTTTGGAATCAAGGAACTTACAGCTAAAGTTCTTGAACAATCTATCGCTTCCTGTGTTTACTTCAGCTCGAGTAGAAGGAGATGAAGGCCAAGCTATAAGAGTTGGATTAATCGATCCTTCAACTGGCGAAATTGTCTCTTCTGGTCCCGCATCATCTGCAAAGCTcgagttttttgttgttgagggTTATTTTGACAAAGATAGTGACTGGACAGCTGAGGATATCAGGAATAACATTGTAAGAGAGAGAGCAGGAAAGAAACCTCTACTCAGTGGGAATGTATTTGCTCTTCTTAATGATGGCATCGGTGTTATGGATGAAATGTCATTTACAGATAACTCTAGCTGGACTAGGAGCAGGAAGTTCAGACTTGGGGTACGGATGGTGGATCAGTTTGATTTTGTCAAAATTAGAGAGGCGGTAACAGAGTCCTTTGTCGTAAGAGATCATCGAGGAGAGT TGTACAGAAAGCATCATCCTCCTTCTCTATTCGATGAAGTATGGAGATTGGAAAAGATAGGGAAAGATGGAGCATTTCACAAACGACTTCATTGGTCAGATATAAACACTGTCAAGGACTTCCTCACACATTTCCATTTAAACTCTTCAAAACTCCGGCAA ATTCTTGGTACGGGCATGTCTTCAAAGATGTGGGAAATTACTTTGGAACATGCTCGGTCATGTGTTCTGGATAGTAGCGTCCATGTGTACCAAGCTCCTGGATTTCAGAAGAAAACTGCTGTTGTCTTCAATGTCGTAGCTCAAGTGCTTGGACTGCTCGTGGATTTTCAGTATATTCCTGCTGAAAAGTTATCTGAGATTGAAAAG GCTCAAGCCGAGGAGATGGTAACTGTTGCATTGAGTCACCTACATGAAGTAAGGTCGTATGATGATGAGATATCGATGATGAGGAACTTTCTCAATGTCCCTGCTTCACAAACCGGTGTCGGGATTGATTATTCCGGTCTGAGTTTGACTAGTTTGGACGGCTACGGTCTCGTGTCAAGCCTTCGCAACACAGCAGAATGTAGTGGCCAGTATAGTGATGATGCTGACATGGAAGTGATTCCACAAGGTTTATATGAAGACGACGACAATCTCTGGAGTTGCTCTCAGATTCTAGGCTTAGAAGAACCGCAATCTGATTTGCAGAGTGCGGTTGACGAGTTCATTTCACAGAACAATGCTGCTTCAGTCGGTAAGGCTCACAGCAGAAGATGGACAAAGCTGTTCAGTGTCACGAAATGGCTCTCTGTTTTCAAGAACGTTACAGTTAGGAAAAATCTGAAATGA
- the LOC104762385 gene encoding delta-1-pyrroline-5-carboxylate dehydrogenase 12A1, mitochondrial, producing the protein MYRVLASRALRASSLSHKSSTSLASLTLSRLNHSIPFATVDAEELSGAHPAQVQSFVQGTWIGSYNHNTLLDPLNGEPFIKVAEVDESDTKLFVDSLSQCPKHGLHNPFKSPERYLLYGDISTKAAHMLALPKVADFFARLIQRVAPKSYQQAAGEVFVTRKFLENFCGDQVRFLARSFAIPGNHLGQQSHGYRWPYGPVTIVTPFNFPLEIPLLQLMGALYMGNKPLLKVDSKVSIVMEQMMRLLHYCGLPAEDVDFINSDGKTMNKILLEANPRMTLFTGSSRVAEKLALDLKGRIRLEDAGFDWKVLGPDVQEVDYVAWQCDQDAYACSGQKCSAQSMLFVHENWSKTPLVSKLKELAGRRKLEDLTIGPVLTFTTEAMLEHMENLLQIPGSKLLFGGKELKNHSIPSVYGALEPTAVYVPIEEILKDSKTYELVTKEIFGPFQIVTEYKKDQLPLVLEALERMHAHLTAAVVSNDPIFLQEVIGNSVNGTTYAGLRGRTTGAPQNHWFGPAGDPRGAGIGTPEAIKLVWSCHREVIYDYGPVPQGWELPPST; encoded by the exons ATGTATAGAGTTTTGGCGAGCCGAGCACTCAGAgcttcgtctctctctcacAAATCTTCCACCTCCCTTGCTTCTTTGACTCTCTCCAG ATTGAATCATTCGATACCTTTTGCTACCGTTGACGCCGAGGAGCTATCTGGTGCTCATCCTGCTCAAGTACagagctttg TGCAGGGAACGTGGATTGGATCTTATAATCACAACACGCTTTTAGATCCTCTAAATGGAGAACCTTTCATTAAAGTTGCTGAAGTGGATGAATCAGACACTAAG CTATTTGTGGACAGCTTATCCCAGTGCCCCAAGCATGGTCTCCATAACCCTTTCAAATCTCCGGAGAG ATACCTTTTGTATGGAGATATCTCGACAAAGGCAGCTCATATGCTCGCCTTACCAAAG GTAGCTGATTTCTTCGCGAGGTTAATTCAAAGGGTTGCTCCAAAGAGTTACCAACAAGCTGCTGGAGAAGTCTTTGTCACACGGAAATTTTTGGAGAACTTTTGCGGTGATCAG GTGCGGTTCCTGGCACGGTCTTTTGCAATCCCTGGAAATCATCTTGGGCAGCAAAGTCATGGTTACCGATGGCCTTATGGTCCT gtaacgATTGTTACACCATTTAATTTTCCGCTTGAGATTCCACTACTTCAGTTGATGGGGGCATTATACATGGGTAACAAACCTCTCCTCAAAGTGGACAGCAAG GTGAGCATTGTGATGGAGCAAATGATGCGTTTGCTCCATTATTGTGGTTTGCCTGCAGAAGATGTGGACTTTATAAATTCTGATGGGAAGACAATGAACAAGATATTGTTAGAG GCGAATCCACGGATGACCCTCTTCACTGGTAGTTCTAGAGTAGCCGAAAAGTTGGCACTTGACCTTAAGGGTCGGATCAGATTGGAAGATGCTGGATTTGACTGGAAAGTATTAGGACCAGATGTTCAGGAG GTTGATTACGTTGCATGGCAATGTGATCAAGATGCATACGCGTGCAGTGGACAGAAGTGTTCTGCACAGTCTATGCTTTTTGTTCACGAG AACTGGTCAAAAACACCTCTTGTTTCCAAATTAAAAGAACTAGCGGGAAGACGCAAACTGGAAGACTTAACCATTGGTCCTGTCCTCACA TTCACAACTGAGGCAATGTTGGAGCACATGGAGAACCTGCTTCAGATTCCTGGCTCAAAGCTACTCTTCGGTGGCAAGGAATTGAAGAATCACTCGATTCCTTCTGTCTATGGAGCTTTGGAGCCCACTGCAGTTTATGTTCCCATTGAAGAAATCTTGAAGGATAGTAAAACCTACGAACTCGTCACCAAAGAAATCTTTGGACCGTTTCAG ATTGTAACGGAATACAAAAAGGATCAACTTCCTCTAGTGTTGGAAGCTTTGGAGAGGATGCACGCTCATCTAACTGCAGCTGTTGTTTCAAACGATCCCATCTTTCTTCAG GAAGTAATAGGGAACTCGGTGAATGGGACTACATACGCTGGACTCAGAGGAAGAACAACTGGAGCTCCTCAGAATCACTG GTTCGGACCTGCGGGGGACCCGAGAGGGGCCGGGATAGGGACACCTGAGGCGATAAAGCTGGTCTGGTCATGCCACAGAGAGGTCATCTATGACTATGGTCCAGTTCCACAAGGTTGGGAACTTCCTCCATCTACTTAG
- the LOC104762392 gene encoding calmodulin-binding protein 60 A isoform X2, with the protein MRLQTVKHFLEPVLEPLIRKVVKEEVELALGKHLAGFKWICEQEIHPLESRNLQLKFLNNLSLPVFTSARVEGDEGQAIRVGLIDPSTGEIVSSGPASSAKLEFFVVEGYFDKDSDWTAEDIRNNIVRERAGKKPLLSGNVFALLNDGIGVMDEMSFTDNSSWTRSRKFRLGVRMVDQFDFVKIREAVTESFVVRDHRGELYRKHHPPSLFDEVWRLEKIGKDGAFHKRLHWSDINTVKDFLTHFHLNSSKLRQILGTGMSSKMWEITLEHARSCVLDSSVHVYQAPGFQKKTAVVFNVVAQVLGLLVDFQYIPAEKLSEIEKAQAEEMVTVALSHLHEVRSYDDEISMMRNFLNVPASQTGVGIDYSGLSLTSLDGYGLVSSLRNTAECSGQYSDDADMEVIPQGLYEDDDNLWSCSQILGLEEPQSDLQSAVDEFISQNNAASVGKAHSRRWTKLFSVTKWLSVFKNVTVRKNLK; encoded by the exons ATGAGGTTGCAAACTGTCAAACATTTTCTCGAACCTGTTCTCGAGCCTTTGATTCGTAAAGTG GTCAAAGAAGAAGTTGAACTTGCTCTTGGAAAGCACCTAGCAGGCTTCAAGTG GATTTGTGAGCAAGAGATTCATCCTTTGGAATCAAGGAACTTACAGCTAAAGTTCTTGAACAATCTATCGCTTCCTGTGTTTACTTCAGCTCGAGTAGAAGGAGATGAAGGCCAAGCTATAAGAGTTGGATTAATCGATCCTTCAACTGGCGAAATTGTCTCTTCTGGTCCCGCATCATCTGCAAAGCTcgagttttttgttgttgagggTTATTTTGACAAAGATAGTGACTGGACAGCTGAGGATATCAGGAATAACATTGTAAGAGAGAGAGCAGGAAAGAAACCTCTACTCAGTGGGAATGTATTTGCTCTTCTTAATGATGGCATCGGTGTTATGGATGAAATGTCATTTACAGATAACTCTAGCTGGACTAGGAGCAGGAAGTTCAGACTTGGGGTACGGATGGTGGATCAGTTTGATTTTGTCAAAATTAGAGAGGCGGTAACAGAGTCCTTTGTCGTAAGAGATCATCGAGGAGAGT TGTACAGAAAGCATCATCCTCCTTCTCTATTCGATGAAGTATGGAGATTGGAAAAGATAGGGAAAGATGGAGCATTTCACAAACGACTTCATTGGTCAGATATAAACACTGTCAAGGACTTCCTCACACATTTCCATTTAAACTCTTCAAAACTCCGGCAA ATTCTTGGTACGGGCATGTCTTCAAAGATGTGGGAAATTACTTTGGAACATGCTCGGTCATGTGTTCTGGATAGTAGCGTCCATGTGTACCAAGCTCCTGGATTTCAGAAGAAAACTGCTGTTGTCTTCAATGTCGTAGCTCAAGTGCTTGGACTGCTCGTGGATTTTCAGTATATTCCTGCTGAAAAGTTATCTGAGATTGAAAAG GCTCAAGCCGAGGAGATGGTAACTGTTGCATTGAGTCACCTACATGAAGTAAGGTCGTATGATGATGAGATATCGATGATGAGGAACTTTCTCAATGTCCCTGCTTCACAAACCGGTGTCGGGATTGATTATTCCGGTCTGAGTTTGACTAGTTTGGACGGCTACGGTCTCGTGTCAAGCCTTCGCAACACAGCAGAATGTAGTGGCCAGTATAGTGATGATGCTGACATGGAAGTGATTCCACAAGGTTTATATGAAGACGACGACAATCTCTGGAGTTGCTCTCAGATTCTAGGCTTAGAAGAACCGCAATCTGATTTGCAGAGTGCGGTTGACGAGTTCATTTCACAGAACAATGCTGCTTCAGTCGGTAAGGCTCACAGCAGAAGATGGACAAAGCTGTTCAGTGTCACGAAATGGCTCTCTGTTTTCAAGAACGTTACAGTTAGGAAAAATCTGAAATGA
- the LOC104762387 gene encoding probable inactive poly [ADP-ribose] polymerase SRO5 produces the protein MHFWIWIGAQVLLVFSLSRKQKSNFSKELEDIFLFQSMDYYVRTEVVEAGFNDDSEQEVSTISESSGSCDDSYSAVDDPRRPPSSSSFADELGLMELLEGDKAHDLIFRNCKSGLGDQCQILSVLRNGFRTVGSRAKFKTFQIFQEAVHTKHAGEDGGGGAKVKYGWCAVAKQELKTILEYGFSQPPSNDGSYGRGLYLSPDNSPLDCLKESAAESEDGMRFLLLCRVLLGKSEIVTQGSIQSCPSSPEFDSGIDDLASPKKYIVWSTHMNTHVLPEFLVCIKAPFNLTRSSKRLRSPWMAFPVLIKALSKFLSPSQILVIQKHYKDQQNRRISRSELIQRVRSITGDKLLVHIIKAFGHKVQR, from the exons atgcactTTTGGATTTGGATTGGAGCTCAAGTTCTTCTTGTGTTCTCTctctcaagaaaacaaaaatcaaacttttcaaaagagcttgaagatatttttctttttcaatcaaTGGATTATTACGTAAGAACCGAAGTTGTTGAAGCTGGTTTTAATGATGATTCAGAGCAAGAAGTATCAACGATCTCTGAATCTTCTGGAAGCTGTGATGATTCGTATTCTGCTGTTGATGATCCACGCCGACCaccgtcatcatcatcttttgcTGACGAGCTCGGGCTAATGGAGTTGCTTGAAGGAGATAAAGCTCATGATCTTATCTTTCGTAATTGTAAATCTGGTCTCGGTGATCAATGCCAGATTCTCTCTGTTCTCCGTAACGGATTCAGAACCGTTGGATCTCGTGCCAAGTTCAAGACTTTTCAGATTTTTCAAGAGGCGGTGCACACGAAACACGCCGGAgaagacggaggaggaggagctaaGGTGAAGTACGGTTGGTGCGCCGTCGCGAAACAAGAGCTGAAAACGATTTTGGAGTATGGGTTTAGCCAGCCGCCGTCAAACGATGGTTCTTATGGCCGTGGATTGTATCTTTCCCCTGATAACTCTCCTCTTGATTG tttgaaGGAATCAGCTGCAGAATCAGAAGATGGGATGAGATTCTTGTTGCTTTGTAGAGTTCTACTTGGCAAATCAGAGATTGTTACTCAAGGCTCGATCCAGTCATGTCCGAGTTCACCAGAGTTTGATTCTGGTATTGATGATTTAGCTTCTCCGAAGAAGTACATTGTGTGGAGTACACATATGAACACACACGTCTTGCCTGAGTTTCTTGTTTGCATCAAGGCTCCCTTTAACTTAACTC GTAGTTCAAAGAGATTGAGATCGCCATGGATGGCATTTCCTGTATTGATCAAAGCATTGTCAAAGTTTCTATCTCCTTCTCAGATACTTGTCATTCAGAAACACTACAAAGATCAACAA AACAGGAGAATCTCGCGGAGCGAACTGATACAAAGAGTCAGAAGTATAACTGGAGACAAATTACTAGTTCACATCATCAAAGCTTTCGGACACAAAGTACAACGCTAG